A window of the Synergistaceae bacterium genome harbors these coding sequences:
- the phoU gene encoding phosphate signaling complex protein PhoU produces MERKEWNILDKSKSVESFLYASDKERIVRHVMRMGQLAGVALKDAVEAVITADEELAEKVVAGDDEIDTVEEEIDQECLRSIAMRQPVREELRFIFAVLKTITDLERIGDQAVNIARWALELKKYPRIEVNPVLGDMRKIAGSMLQDAMEAFRTSDGNMSAEICARDDLLDRNYSTIFNEFIDLMASSSTGDTNIVRAITGQMWIARHLERTGDHVTNIAERVYFMDKGETLTKDKERALLAELTKTSVSE; encoded by the coding sequence ATGGAGAGAAAGGAATGGAACATTTTGGATAAAAGCAAGTCAGTGGAGTCTTTTCTATACGCTTCGGACAAGGAACGCATCGTCAGACACGTGATGAGAATGGGGCAACTGGCGGGAGTGGCCCTGAAAGACGCGGTGGAAGCCGTCATTACGGCGGATGAAGAGCTTGCGGAAAAGGTCGTGGCGGGCGACGACGAGATTGATACCGTGGAGGAGGAAATCGACCAGGAGTGCCTGAGATCGATTGCGATGCGTCAGCCTGTCAGAGAGGAGCTGCGCTTTATTTTCGCGGTGCTCAAAACGATAACGGACCTGGAGCGAATCGGAGATCAGGCGGTCAACATCGCTCGCTGGGCTCTGGAGTTGAAAAAATATCCCCGAATCGAAGTGAACCCCGTTCTCGGCGACATGAGGAAAATTGCGGGAAGCATGCTCCAGGACGCAATGGAGGCGTTCAGAACCTCGGATGGAAACATGTCCGCGGAAATTTGCGCCCGGGACGACCTGCTGGACCGGAACTATTCCACCATATTCAATGAGTTCATCGATTTGATGGCCTCGTCCAGTACGGGAGACACAAACATCGTCCGCGCCATCACGGGCCAAATGTGGATCGCCCGTCACCTGGAGCGGACCGGCGACCACGTGACGAACATCGCGGAACGGGTCTACTTCATGGATAAAGGCGAAACTCTGACAAAAGATAAGGAGCGAGCGTTATTGGCGGAGCTGACGAAAACGTCTGTCTCAGAGTGA
- a CDS encoding Na/Pi symporter produces the protein MFLYFYPIINLLGGICLFLYGASQATEAFRSAFGARAREAMSRFAQRKPQAMIFGILLAAITQGSTVSSSIAISFADVGMLSLAGAVVVTMGASVGGTFVTFLISLDIVSFSPLFLTVSFLMTRFGNSWVRKIGNVLQALSLILLGMFLLKLGAEPLLNDTSLRHAVLAIALRPWTMFFAAVFGTAILQSSASVMALAVTIAMTGALPQSAVFPVSLGSHLGSTVAMLLAAAGGRRNARVLGVATFLYKLAGVLAFLPCIPWANAFLARLGFSMPTNIVLSQVLLVLLNAAIFYPWPQILVHGSSFLLTRVSGAGLREPVYLDDDLLEIPSLAVHLLAREMIRLTNYIEALLQMQFYPEKGGNDLKNLLPDGIQDLTEACEQYMYAIQPPSIAEDRATVREYRTISYAMLSLRETSRLATGRLAELFREYRLDILAEEVGKSEWNQMTALFMETVRDAFHAFALGDADLAQEAIERSKEFEKFTSHLRGRLLEGETGRRGNSAVMDFATVARRFLHAAQEVVRGDVFAEWIQTESKNGEKGMEHFG, from the coding sequence ATGTTTCTGTATTTCTATCCAATCATTAACCTTCTGGGGGGAATCTGCCTCTTTCTTTACGGAGCGTCGCAGGCCACGGAGGCTTTTCGTTCCGCATTCGGCGCCCGCGCCCGGGAGGCGATGAGCCGTTTTGCCCAGCGTAAACCCCAGGCGATGATCTTTGGAATCCTTCTGGCCGCCATCACTCAGGGGAGTACCGTTTCTTCTTCCATCGCGATCAGCTTCGCCGACGTGGGGATGCTCTCGCTGGCCGGCGCGGTGGTGGTTACGATGGGGGCCAGCGTGGGAGGGACTTTTGTTACCTTCCTCATCAGCCTCGACATCGTCAGCTTTTCGCCGCTGTTCCTGACGGTGAGTTTCCTGATGACCCGTTTTGGGAACAGTTGGGTCAGAAAAATTGGCAACGTGCTTCAGGCGCTTTCGTTGATTCTTCTTGGCATGTTTTTGCTGAAACTCGGCGCGGAGCCACTGTTGAACGACACCTCCCTGCGCCACGCCGTCCTGGCCATCGCGCTCCGTCCCTGGACGATGTTCTTCGCCGCCGTGTTTGGAACCGCCATTTTGCAGAGTTCCGCCTCGGTCATGGCCCTTGCCGTCACCATCGCCATGACGGGAGCTCTGCCTCAAAGCGCGGTTTTTCCCGTTTCTCTGGGGTCGCATCTGGGCAGCACGGTCGCCATGCTTCTGGCTGCGGCGGGAGGGCGTCGCAACGCACGGGTACTGGGCGTCGCGACGTTTCTGTACAAGCTGGCGGGGGTACTTGCGTTCCTTCCCTGCATTCCCTGGGCAAACGCCTTTCTGGCCAGGCTGGGTTTTTCCATGCCGACCAACATTGTGCTGTCCCAGGTGTTGCTGGTTCTTTTAAACGCGGCGATTTTCTATCCCTGGCCTCAGATTTTGGTTCATGGAAGTTCCTTTCTTCTCACCCGCGTATCCGGAGCCGGTTTGAGGGAGCCCGTCTATCTGGACGACGATCTGCTCGAAATTCCCTCTCTGGCGGTTCATCTTCTGGCCAGAGAAATGATTCGCCTCACCAACTACATCGAGGCCCTGCTTCAGATGCAGTTCTATCCGGAAAAGGGCGGAAACGATCTGAAAAATCTCCTGCCGGATGGTATTCAGGATCTGACGGAAGCCTGTGAACAGTACATGTACGCCATTCAGCCTCCCTCCATCGCGGAGGATCGGGCAACCGTGCGGGAATATCGAACAATTTCCTACGCCATGCTGTCCCTCCGGGAAACCTCGCGCCTTGCCACAGGGCGTCTCGCTGAACTTTTCCGTGAATACCGGCTGGACATTCTGGCCGAAGAGGTCGGAAAATCGGAGTGGAACCAAATGACGGCTCTGTTTATGGAAACGGTGCGCGACGCCTTTCACGCTTTTGCGCTGGGAGACGCGGACCTCGCCCAGGAGGCCATTGAAAGATCGAAAGAATTTGAAAAATTCACTTCGCACCTGCGCGGTCGGCTGCTGGAGGGCGAAACGGGACGCAGAGGCAATTCCGCTGTGATGGATTTCGCGACTGTGGCGAGGCGTTTCCTGCATGCCGCTCAGGAGGTCGTTCGGGGCGACGTTTTTGCCGAATGGATTCAGACGGAAAGCAAAAATGGAGAGAAAGGAATGGAACATTTTGGATAA
- a CDS encoding tripartite tricarboxylate transporter permease, with product MSILSHLYEGLVPLLGVKPLLVILAGVVVGILGGAMPGISPSMAVALLLPFTFGMSPELGIVMLCAIYLAANYGGSITAVMINTPGTPSAVVTAFDGYPLARDGKAGIGLGVSLVASVVGGFVGIFILILFAIPLAELALKFWPAEYFALAIMGLTTVASLGGGKWVESFLAVLLGLLLNTIGMDHMTGSSRFTFDLVRLYDGFSFVPALIGLFAISEVLSNIETFNFHMEKIEVADLKSVWPTLKDYMKLKWTMLRAGVLGTVIGVFPGAGGTIASFIAYDVEKRLSSEPETFGKGNPHGVAAAEAANSSSVGGALVPLLALGIPGSASAAVLVGALMIHELRPGPELFTRSPLLVYMLFSSLLVANVVLLGLGAFGSRLWIKVSLIPKRILYPFIFVFSMIGSYAVRSSLFDVGVCFGFGLLGWILNRYRYPVSPIVLGLVLGTMIETYLQMTLMMGGVSLLFTRPISAVLLVISIALVAWPFIADMRDRKKRKKDL from the coding sequence ATGAGCATTTTATCCCACCTTTATGAAGGCCTGGTGCCCCTTCTTGGCGTGAAACCGCTTCTTGTCATTCTGGCGGGGGTTGTCGTCGGCATCCTGGGCGGCGCCATGCCCGGAATTTCCCCTTCCATGGCGGTGGCGCTCCTTCTGCCCTTTACGTTTGGCATGTCGCCCGAGCTGGGCATCGTCATGCTCTGCGCCATCTACCTGGCGGCCAACTACGGCGGCTCCATAACGGCGGTGATGATCAATACCCCTGGGACTCCGTCGGCGGTGGTGACGGCCTTTGACGGCTATCCCCTGGCCCGGGACGGAAAAGCGGGAATTGGACTTGGCGTTTCCCTGGTGGCCTCCGTTGTGGGCGGTTTTGTGGGAATTTTTATTCTGATTCTTTTCGCCATCCCTCTGGCCGAGCTGGCTCTGAAATTCTGGCCGGCGGAGTACTTCGCCCTGGCGATTATGGGACTGACGACGGTGGCCTCGCTGGGAGGCGGAAAGTGGGTGGAGTCCTTCCTTGCGGTGCTGCTGGGGCTTCTGCTCAACACCATCGGCATGGACCACATGACGGGCTCGTCCCGTTTCACCTTCGACCTCGTGAGGCTGTACGACGGATTTTCCTTCGTGCCGGCCCTCATCGGACTTTTTGCGATCAGCGAGGTTCTCTCCAACATAGAAACCTTCAACTTTCACATGGAAAAAATCGAGGTCGCGGACCTGAAGTCCGTCTGGCCCACGCTGAAAGATTACATGAAACTGAAATGGACGATGCTGCGGGCGGGAGTGCTGGGCACCGTCATCGGAGTTTTCCCCGGCGCGGGAGGAACCATCGCCTCGTTTATCGCCTACGACGTGGAAAAACGCCTCAGCAGTGAGCCCGAGACCTTCGGTAAGGGCAACCCCCACGGTGTGGCTGCGGCGGAGGCGGCCAACAGCAGCTCCGTGGGAGGGGCGCTGGTGCCTCTGCTGGCGCTGGGGATTCCGGGAAGCGCCTCAGCCGCCGTGCTGGTGGGGGCTCTGATGATTCACGAACTTCGTCCGGGGCCGGAGCTGTTCACCCGTTCTCCTCTTTTGGTCTACATGCTGTTTTCCAGTCTCCTGGTCGCCAACGTGGTCCTTCTGGGGCTCGGCGCCTTTGGAAGCCGTCTGTGGATCAAGGTTTCTCTGATCCCCAAAAGAATTCTCTATCCTTTTATTTTCGTTTTTTCCATGATCGGCAGTTACGCGGTGCGCTCTTCGCTTTTTGACGTTGGGGTGTGTTTTGGGTTCGGCCTTCTGGGCTGGATTCTGAATCGTTATCGTTACCCGGTTTCTCCCATTGTCCTGGGGCTGGTGCTGGGTACCATGATCGAAACGTATCTGCAGATGACGCTTATGATGGGAGGGGTATCGCTTCTTTTCACCCGCCCGATCAGCGCCGTTCTGCTGGTCATCTCCATCGCTCTTGTCGCGTGGCCCTTCATCGCGGACATGAGGGACAGAAAAAAACGAAAAAAGGATCTGTAA
- a CDS encoding tripartite tricarboxylate transporter TctB family protein has translation MTKDLYFFLAGCVVLLFLVVGAAFRFGRRERSGQIVVAVVLLEIAGLFIWMAVNLEISPLMDSNPSTVPITWAAALAFFAFYQLSRVWKGETPPDPETGRIDKVILTIVLVVACIWGIEYLGFYIATSGLIVLMLLILGEYRWKTLLLSPAGWSLFSWLTFEKLLRLGLPVGKFWL, from the coding sequence TTGACGAAGGATCTGTACTTTTTTTTAGCGGGTTGCGTTGTCCTGTTATTCCTCGTGGTTGGGGCGGCGTTTCGTTTCGGACGCAGGGAACGTTCAGGGCAGATCGTGGTCGCAGTCGTCCTGCTGGAGATTGCCGGGCTCTTCATCTGGATGGCGGTGAACCTCGAAATATCGCCGCTTATGGACTCGAACCCGTCGACCGTGCCCATCACCTGGGCAGCGGCGCTGGCTTTCTTCGCCTTCTATCAGCTCTCTCGCGTGTGGAAGGGCGAAACGCCGCCCGATCCTGAAACGGGCCGCATCGACAAGGTAATATTGACGATTGTTCTTGTGGTTGCCTGCATTTGGGGAATCGAATATCTGGGGTTCTATATCGCCACTTCAGGATTGATTGTGCTGATGTTGCTGATTTTGGGCGAGTATCGCTGGAAAACGCTCCTTTTATCTCCCGCGGGCTGGTCTCTTTTCTCGTGGCTCACCTTCGAAAAACTGCTGCGACTGGGTCTGCCGGTCGGAAAATTCTGGCTGTAG
- a CDS encoding tripartite tricarboxylate transporter substrate binding protein translates to MMKKSLWLAVMCAIVMSASAAFAAYPDKPIKIVNYVGPGGLMDVTSRKFIAVAQKYTDATFVVENKEGAGGLIGIEAVLEQPADGYTVFAPTTSVILKVLTSNKDIDQYIWSFEWIAMLMRDPECLIGSVKNPVHVWADVVKDAREKNGAQIWTGPAAGGNDHIMAMKTWAVAGIKGKYVPYKSGPEAMLGVLGGQGVVYVGNPADIGGREGFNIIAVSSKERLKVFPDAPTFGELGLTGMDDETMWRGFCVKKGTPEEAMVWWENLLKKVAADPEWRSYLEADGIEVVDWGREKFTEQVKKDVEDSLLYLKEYGIIK, encoded by the coding sequence ATGATGAAAAAATCTTTGTGGCTTGCGGTGATGTGCGCGATCGTTATGTCCGCCTCGGCGGCTTTTGCCGCGTACCCCGACAAACCGATCAAAATCGTCAACTACGTGGGACCGGGAGGGCTGATGGACGTTACCAGCCGTAAATTTATCGCCGTCGCCCAGAAGTACACCGACGCGACCTTTGTGGTGGAAAACAAGGAAGGGGCGGGCGGACTTATCGGTATTGAGGCGGTTCTGGAACAGCCGGCGGACGGCTATACCGTTTTTGCTCCAACGACTTCCGTAATTTTGAAAGTTCTGACCTCGAATAAGGACATCGATCAGTACATATGGAGCTTTGAATGGATTGCCATGCTGATGCGGGATCCGGAATGCCTTATTGGTTCCGTCAAAAACCCGGTTCACGTTTGGGCTGACGTCGTAAAGGACGCCAGGGAGAAAAATGGCGCTCAGATATGGACCGGTCCCGCTGCTGGAGGCAACGACCACATCATGGCAATGAAAACATGGGCTGTGGCAGGCATTAAAGGCAAATACGTCCCTTATAAATCCGGACCTGAAGCCATGCTTGGCGTTCTCGGCGGACAGGGCGTCGTGTACGTGGGTAACCCCGCGGACATCGGCGGTCGGGAGGGGTTCAACATCATCGCCGTCTCCTCCAAAGAGCGGCTGAAGGTTTTTCCCGACGCTCCGACCTTCGGAGAACTGGGACTGACGGGCATGGACGACGAGACCATGTGGCGGGGCTTCTGCGTGAAGAAGGGAACCCCGGAAGAGGCTATGGTCTGGTGGGAAAACCTTCTGAAGAAAGTCGCGGCGGACCCCGAGTGGCGCTCTTACCTGGAGGCCGACGGCATCGAAGTGGTGGACTGGGGCCGGGAAAAATTCACGGAGCAGGTTAAGAAGGACGTGGAAGACTCTCTGCTTTATCTGAAGGAGTACGGAATCATTAAATAA
- a CDS encoding Ppx/GppA family phosphatase, producing the protein MGEIKAVIDIGTGSIKFHVAEKNGGTLKVLKDANNIARLGEGLKETGSIAPDALERNAVAVAEFADTARSLGAAEIVAVGTMALRTAKNAAAFIDRVKELAKVGVRVIPGDEEARLSYIAVMSGIDVGGKNLVTFDTGGGSTEFVYGRGETMLKKFSVSLGAVRLTEQFFNADPVAAGSVSEAEALIEKELAAGGVDGQTDFLVGMGGTVTSIASVKHKMAVYDPDVVQGSSLTAGDIAAQIRDYEGKTLEERKKIVGLQPKRADVILAGACIVRVIMKMLGVEKLTVSDRGLRHGLMYELMK; encoded by the coding sequence ATGGGAGAAATCAAAGCGGTCATAGATATCGGTACGGGTTCGATTAAATTTCACGTGGCGGAGAAAAATGGAGGAACTCTCAAAGTTCTGAAAGACGCCAACAACATTGCCCGTCTCGGTGAAGGATTGAAGGAAACGGGTTCCATCGCGCCGGACGCGCTGGAGCGCAACGCCGTCGCCGTGGCTGAATTCGCGGATACGGCGCGTTCGCTGGGCGCAGCGGAAATTGTGGCGGTGGGGACGATGGCGCTGCGCACGGCGAAAAACGCGGCCGCTTTCATCGACCGGGTGAAAGAACTGGCAAAGGTCGGAGTCCGGGTCATTCCCGGCGACGAAGAGGCCCGACTCTCCTATATCGCCGTTATGTCGGGAATCGACGTGGGAGGTAAAAACCTGGTCACCTTCGATACCGGCGGAGGAAGCACGGAGTTCGTCTACGGCAGAGGCGAAACGATGCTGAAAAAATTCAGCGTCAGCCTGGGTGCGGTTCGTCTCACGGAACAGTTCTTCAATGCCGATCCCGTAGCGGCCGGCAGCGTGAGCGAGGCCGAAGCCCTCATCGAAAAAGAGCTTGCGGCGGGCGGCGTCGACGGGCAAACAGATTTCCTCGTGGGCATGGGAGGGACGGTCACCAGCATCGCCTCCGTGAAACATAAAATGGCGGTCTATGACCCGGACGTGGTGCAGGGTTCGTCTCTTACCGCCGGAGACATCGCCGCGCAGATCAGAGACTATGAAGGAAAAACCCTGGAAGAGCGAAAAAAAATCGTGGGCCTTCAGCCGAAGCGCGCCGATGTGATTCTGGCGGGAGCCTGCATCGTCAGAGTCATCATGAAAATGCTGGGGGTCGAAAAGCTGACGGTGAGCGATCGGGGACTGCGGCACGGACTGATGTATGAATTAATGAAATAA
- a CDS encoding DUF2148 domain-containing protein — MIDSKKAEEQAVLNLAYSVCAAVRTAPKACGTDHLETGILTGEEKKKLADEMRRLGKSFGEEGKFFIRDAGNVDASTAVVIVGAKYEVRGLEELCTLCGFSGCKACSEAGATCIYTPLDLGIALGSAVALVADNRVDSRIMFTIGKAAASLGLLGEYKMIMGVPLSVSGKSPFFDRAPH; from the coding sequence ATGATTGACTCGAAAAAAGCGGAGGAACAGGCGGTTTTGAATTTGGCTTATTCCGTATGCGCGGCGGTGCGAACCGCGCCCAAGGCCTGCGGAACGGACCATTTGGAAACGGGAATATTGACGGGTGAAGAGAAGAAAAAACTGGCGGATGAAATGAGGCGCCTCGGAAAAAGCTTCGGAGAAGAGGGGAAATTTTTTATCCGCGACGCGGGGAACGTGGACGCGAGCACAGCTGTCGTAATTGTCGGCGCCAAATACGAGGTCAGAGGACTGGAAGAATTATGCACACTCTGCGGTTTTTCGGGCTGTAAAGCCTGCTCGGAAGCCGGAGCGACGTGTATTTATACGCCTCTTGACCTGGGGATCGCGCTGGGGTCGGCCGTCGCGCTCGTTGCGGACAATCGGGTGGACAGCAGAATCATGTTTACCATCGGGAAAGCCGCCGCTTCTCTGGGGTTGCTTGGCGAATATAAAATGATTATGGGCGTTCCTCTGTCTGTTTCAGGAAAATCTCCGTTCTTCGACAGGGCTCCGCACTGA
- a CDS encoding CoA transferase: MEALQGLKVIELGHAVAGPFCSCLLADFGADVLKIEAPGSGDMLRGMGLFPNLWFTVEDRNKKCVTLDIKSERGKELFTDLLRDADILIQNMRPGTLTKLGFPWDRLQEINPRLILVNISGYGQDGPYRDKPAFDRIGMALGGLTHVTGYRDGPPTRTGIALADFTAGIFGAMGALIAIYNRDVVETGRGQQIDSTLYESILRLMESGLVEYSYAGIVKTRNGNRHIATVPSGHYLTKDEQYLVMAVGGDKLFQKFANLIDMPELLKDERFNTMNARAVHHDEMEQIAEAWVREHTIQECLDILGNDIPCSKVFTVEDMFKDPHFAARNDIISLETEQFGKLSMQNVTPILSETPGHVHWAGPKMGSYNEKLYLEELKLSREEYDQLRSEGII; encoded by the coding sequence ATGGAAGCATTGCAGGGTTTGAAAGTGATTGAATTGGGACATGCGGTTGCGGGGCCCTTTTGCAGTTGCCTTTTGGCGGATTTTGGAGCAGATGTATTGAAAATCGAGGCGCCTGGAAGCGGAGACATGTTGCGCGGGATGGGACTGTTTCCCAATCTGTGGTTTACCGTGGAAGACCGCAATAAAAAATGTGTAACTTTGGATATAAAAAGCGAACGAGGTAAGGAATTATTCACAGATTTACTGCGAGATGCCGACATTCTGATACAAAATATGCGTCCTGGAACACTGACAAAATTGGGTTTCCCCTGGGATCGGTTACAGGAAATTAATCCACGTTTGATCCTGGTCAATATTTCAGGTTATGGACAGGATGGCCCTTACAGAGATAAGCCTGCTTTTGATCGAATAGGCATGGCGCTGGGCGGTTTGACTCATGTGACGGGTTATAGAGATGGTCCACCGACCAGAACCGGCATAGCTTTGGCAGATTTTACGGCGGGCATTTTTGGCGCGATGGGAGCTCTTATTGCAATTTATAACAGAGATGTGGTGGAAACAGGGCGAGGTCAGCAAATCGATTCCACTCTGTATGAAAGTATCTTGCGTCTCATGGAATCTGGTTTAGTGGAATATTCTTACGCGGGCATTGTAAAGACGAGAAATGGTAATCGTCATATAGCGACGGTGCCTTCTGGTCATTACCTTACTAAAGATGAACAGTATCTGGTCATGGCCGTAGGAGGAGACAAACTGTTTCAAAAGTTTGCAAATCTGATTGATATGCCTGAATTACTTAAAGATGAGCGATTCAACACGATGAACGCCCGTGCTGTACATCATGACGAAATGGAACAGATTGCGGAAGCCTGGGTTAGGGAGCATACGATCCAGGAGTGTCTGGATATATTAGGCAATGACATTCCCTGCAGTAAAGTTTTCACTGTTGAAGATATGTTCAAAGACCCGCATTTTGCCGCCAGAAATGATATTATCAGCCTGGAGACTGAGCAATTCGGCAAACTTTCGATGCAGAATGTAACGCCCATACTTTCTGAGACGCCAGGGCATGTCCATTGGGCTGGCCCGAAAATGGGATCTTATAATGAAAAACTTTATCTTGAAGAACTCAAACTGTCGCGGGAGGAATATGACCAGTTGCGCAGCGAGGGGATTATATGA
- a CDS encoding MFS transporter, with amino-acid sequence MNVIFRVVLLTFAGVLIYAMSAGIRNNYGIMLHSIIDSSGTSFASVSFVLAVGQLIFGLVQPLFGIMAAKKGNVSVLVSGIALMLVGMVLTPLCKSIAPLILCLGFILPAGTGALSYGIIMGTLTPKIPPRSVSAVSGIVNASSGVGNTALSPVINSLIRTGGLMHGMLVLAVPLSLMLPVSLWMGKKDKKQVRSGENLSPSSSSHLAEDRVNIKAMFQRALKSKTYIYLMLGFFTCGFHMALITNHLPTQIRSFGFSPEAVAYAFSVYGVATIVGSVLSGSLCGKFKMKNVLGFYYGLRPITILLFLVVPKTLPTVTLFTALFGFSGAATVPPVSGIINRVFGAGSIATLYGLVFFVHQIGGFFGAWFAGICFEATKSYTAVWTAAIVFGIAASAVSLAIKETESDR; translated from the coding sequence TTGAACGTCATTTTTAGAGTTGTTCTTCTGACTTTCGCGGGCGTATTGATTTACGCCATGAGCGCCGGCATCAGAAATAATTACGGGATCATGCTCCATTCCATTATCGACAGCTCCGGAACCTCCTTCGCCTCCGTCAGTTTTGTGCTGGCCGTGGGACAGTTGATATTCGGCCTGGTGCAGCCTCTGTTCGGGATTATGGCCGCGAAGAAAGGAAACGTGTCTGTTCTCGTCTCGGGCATCGCGCTCATGCTCGTCGGAATGGTCCTTACACCGTTATGCAAATCGATCGCTCCGCTCATTCTGTGTTTGGGCTTCATACTGCCCGCCGGCACCGGAGCGCTTTCTTATGGAATCATCATGGGGACGCTCACGCCCAAAATTCCGCCCCGGTCGGTTTCTGCCGTTTCGGGGATCGTGAACGCGAGCAGCGGCGTCGGCAACACAGCCCTGTCCCCTGTCATCAATTCGCTGATAAGGACCGGCGGCCTCATGCACGGAATGCTCGTTCTGGCCGTTCCCCTGTCTCTGATGCTGCCCGTATCGCTTTGGATGGGCAAAAAGGACAAAAAGCAGGTTCGGTCCGGGGAAAATCTTTCTCCCTCGTCTTCCTCGCATTTAGCGGAAGACCGGGTAAACATCAAAGCGATGTTCCAAAGGGCTTTGAAAAGCAAAACTTACATCTATCTCATGCTCGGTTTTTTTACCTGCGGCTTTCACATGGCGCTCATCACCAATCACCTCCCCACACAAATCCGTTCCTTCGGATTTTCCCCCGAAGCCGTAGCTTACGCCTTTTCGGTTTACGGCGTCGCGACGATAGTTGGCTCGGTTTTAAGCGGAAGTCTGTGCGGAAAATTCAAAATGAAAAACGTTCTTGGGTTTTATTATGGCTTACGGCCCATAACCATTCTGCTTTTTCTGGTGGTTCCCAAAACTTTGCCGACCGTGACGCTTTTCACGGCGTTGTTCGGGTTCTCAGGCGCGGCAACCGTCCCTCCCGTGTCGGGGATCATCAACAGGGTCTTTGGCGCGGGCAGCATCGCCACGCTGTATGGTTTGGTCTTCTTTGTCCACCAGATCGGCGGTTTTTTCGGAGCGTGGTTTGCCGGGATATGTTTTGAGGCGACAAAAAGCTACACGGCGGTATGGACCGCTGCCATCGTGTTCGGCATCGCGGCTTCCGCCGTCAGCCTGGCGATAAAAGAAACCGAAAGCGACCGATAA
- a CDS encoding PhzF family phenazine biosynthesis protein — protein MKQYVVDAFTDRVFGGNPAAVCILDAWLSDELMMKITAENNLSETAFAVKEGNVCHLRWFTPGGEVELCGHATLATAYVIFRFVRPELTTVAFDTLSGRLTVEKNGDMLTMDFPSFQLTPIPVTEDMAAALGVMPVEAYMGADLVCVLENEAQVRGVTANQELIRRMEGLCLHITALGEQYDCVTRSFAPKCNVAEDPVCGRGHCHVVPLWAGKTGSNEWTAYQASARGGVLYCQYLGERILLSGKAALFSEAEIYVNAD, from the coding sequence ATGAAACAATATGTAGTTGACGCATTTACGGACAGGGTATTTGGCGGCAACCCTGCCGCTGTCTGCATTCTGGATGCCTGGCTCTCGGATGAACTGATGATGAAAATTACAGCAGAAAACAACCTCTCTGAAACAGCTTTTGCCGTTAAAGAGGGGAATGTCTGTCATCTGCGCTGGTTCACGCCGGGCGGCGAAGTGGAACTCTGCGGCCACGCCACCCTGGCCACCGCCTATGTCATTTTCCGCTTCGTGCGGCCGGAGTTGACGACAGTGGCTTTCGACACTCTGAGCGGGCGGCTGACGGTGGAGAAAAACGGCGATATGTTGACGATGGATTTTCCGTCTTTCCAACTCACGCCCATTCCTGTCACAGAAGACATGGCCGCGGCTCTGGGCGTCATGCCCGTTGAGGCGTACATGGGCGCGGACCTGGTCTGTGTGCTGGAGAATGAGGCTCAAGTCCGGGGGGTCACGGCAAATCAGGAACTCATCCGCAGGATGGAGGGACTGTGCCTGCATATCACCGCCTTGGGCGAACAATATGATTGCGTGACCCGATCCTTTGCCCCGAAATGTAACGTGGCGGAAGACCCTGTCTGCGGAAGAGGGCATTGTCATGTGGTGCCGCTGTGGGCGGGGAAAACCGGCTCTAATGAATGGACAGCGTATCAGGCTTCCGCCCGGGGCGGTGTCCTTTACTGTCAATACTTGGGGGAACGCATTCTATTGAGCGGGAAAGCTGCGCTTTTCTCCGAAGCTGAAATTTACGTAAACGCTGATTAG